From Astatotilapia calliptera chromosome 19, fAstCal1.2, whole genome shotgun sequence, a single genomic window includes:
- the LOC113012577 gene encoding MFS-type transporter SLC18B1-like isoform X2, whose product MHMTLVACSGGGCQRHLLRGWCFQDLPYPFSLVLSSSAFLSHRMLKMDQNPDLPTTEMSDNNTDNNTTAESTDPPQRFTRKEILTLISMASVNFGSMICYSILGPFFPTEAVKKGASQTVVGLIFGCYAVSNLIGSLVLGKYIVQIGAKFMLIAGLFVSSCCTIIFGFLDRAPAGPIFISLCFIVRSLDAVGFGAAMTSAFAMTAKIFPNNVATVLGSLEIFTGLGLILGPPLGGWLYQSFGYEVPFLSLGCLLLIMVPFNIYVLPSIEAVPSKDSFFRLLTHVKTILVCYVVFTLSAGLGFLDATLSLFAINRFGLSNGYVGLIMLGLSLPYCLASPLIGYFTDKYPATRMAVLVTGGIAATIGFCLLGPAPFLHIQSHLWLLVVMLGLIGFSLGMSAIPTFPEIITCA is encoded by the exons ATGCACATGACTCTAGTCGCTTGTAGCGGAGGAGGCTGTCAGAGGCATTTACTTCGCGGCTGGTGCTTTCAGGATTTACCCTATCCTTTTTCACTTGTTCTGTCATCGTCTGCATTTCTCAGCCACCGGATGTTAAAAATGGACCAGAATCCCGATCTTCCGACGACAG AGATGTCAGATAACAACACAGATAACAACACCACAGCTGAATCAACAGATCCTCCTCAGAGGTTCACAAGGAAAGAGATTCTCACCTTAATATCAATGGCGTCTGTCAACTTTGGCTCTATGATTTGCTACTCAATATTGGGCCCATTTTTTCCCACCGAG GCAGTGAAGAAAGGAGCCAGTCAGACTGTAGTTGGCCTCATATTTGGGTGTTATGCTGTCTCCAATCTAATTGGTTCATTGGTACTGGGAAAATAT ATTGTCCAGATTGGTGCAAAGTTCATGCTTATTGCAGGACTTTTTGTATCTTCGTGCTGCACTATTATATTTGG ATTTCTTGATCGGGCTCCTGCAGGACCTATATTCATCAGTCTGTGCTTTATTGTGAGGTCGCTTGACGCTGTCGGCTTTGGAGCTGCTATGACATCTGCTTTCGCCATGACTGCAAAAATATTCCCAAACAATGTGGCAACTGTTCTG GGTAGTTTGGAGATTTTCACAGGACTCGGCCTTATCCTGGGACCACCACTGGGAGGGTGGCTCTACCAGTCTTTTGGTTACGAAGTCCCTTTTTTAAGTCTTGGATGCTTGCTGTTGATTATGGTTCCTTTCAACATTTACGTCCTGCCGTCCATTG AGGCAGTCCCATCGAAGGATTCATTCTTTCGACTACTCACCCACGTGAAAACAATCCTGGTTTGCTACGTGGTATTCACTCTGAGTGCAGGTCTGGGCTTTTTGGATGCCACTTTGTCACTGTTTGCTATTAACAGG TTCGGTCTCTCAAATGGCTACGTGGGACTAATAATGCTTGGTTTATCTTTACCATATTGTCTGGCATCACCGCTGATTGGGTATTTCACAGATAAATATCCT GCCACTAGGATGGCGGTCTTGGTGACAGGTGGAATCGCTGCTACAATTGGCTTCTGTCTTCTTGGTCCCGCCCCTTTTCTTCACATCCAGAG TCACCTGTGGTTGCTGGTCGTCATGCTTGGTCTAATTGGGTTTTCTCTGGGTATGAGTGCAATCCCCACGTTCCCTGAGATCATCACATGTGCATA G